In one window of Mercurialis annua linkage group LG4, ddMerAnnu1.2, whole genome shotgun sequence DNA:
- the LOC126678472 gene encoding uncharacterized protein LOC126678472, giving the protein MHSPDSLLHQIYKGKYFATTSILHAQPGTRPSWGWRSLCWGRDLLIQGLRWHINSGRSINCFNDPWVPTAFPFIPRCNPITTMPPISVYDLIDSTRRNWKSTWVLQLFHPEDAQKILEMALPYWEYEDKLIWHFTSTGQYTVKSGYYIALQTENQIQSSVPSFSKPDWKHLWNIAAPSKIKVFIWRCLHSGIPTAQALSNRLQFPAACKFCDMPETIMHLLFLCPRSQQVWFSSPLSFRPTWLTNQQFPEFWKSSIHSLLQLDPSGVAETTFCFLIWHIWKSRNNLIFKDQRDLFSEIISSSQKELQEFQESQNSLTRPTPPAKNQNVPQVSSLPSGSIKINYDAAVDKRNKRGFIGVIAMDCRGNALKKFSAFFSYIWDPGILEFLALRESMNWAFSLGWTNVVFEGDALQVSNTVNSRQCNIATYKGICDDIWHLQHTFNSAKIRFIPRQQNSAAHNWVQEVKFSFQE; this is encoded by the coding sequence ATGCATTCTCCAGACTCCCTTCTTCACCAAATCTATAAAGGTAAATATTTTGCCACAACCTCAATTCTTCATGCACAACCTGGGACAAGACCTTCGTGGGGCTGGCGAAGCTTATGTTGGGGTCGTGATCTATTAATTCAAGGCTTGAGATGGCATATTAACAGTGGACGATCTATCAATTGCTTCAATGATCCTTGGGTCCCCACGGCTTTCCCTTTTATTCCCAGATGTAACCCAATCACCACAATGCCTCCAATTTCTGTATATGATCTTATCGACTCTACTCGTAGAAACTGGAAATCAACTTGGGTTCTACAATTGTTCCACCCGGAAGATGCTCAAAAAATCTTAGAGATGGCACTACCTTACTGGGAATATGAGGATAAGTTGATTTGGCACTTCACATCTACAGGGCAATACACTGTCAAATCTGGATATTACATTGCACTACAAACTGAGAATCAGATTCAGTCTTCGGTTCCCAGTTTTTCTAAACCAGATTGGAAACATCTCTGGAATATTGCAGCTCCCAGCAAAATTAAAGTGTTCATCTGGCGATGTCTTCATAGTGGAATTCCAACGGCTCAAGCTCTTTCCAATCGACTCCAGTTTCCTGCGGCCTGCAAATTTTGTGACATGCCTGAAACTATTATGCATCTGCTCTTTTTGTGTCCTCGGTCTCAACAGGTTTGGTTCTCTTCACCACTTTCTTTTCGTCCAACTTGGTTAACCAATCAACAATTCCCAGAATTCTGGAAATCTTCTATTCATAGTCTTCTTCAATTGGATCCATCTGGAGTGGCGGAAACTACTTTTTGCTTTTTGATATGGCATATATGGAAATCtcgtaacaatttaattttcaaagaCCAGCGAGATTTATTTTCAGAAATCATATCTTCAAGCCAAAAGGAATTACAAGAGTTTCAGGAAAGTCAGAATTCTCTTACCCGTCCAACACCACCGGCGAAGAATCAAAATGTGCCACAAGTTTCTAGTCTACCATCAGGATCCATCAAGATAAATTATGATGCAGCTGTGGACAAACGTAATAAGCGAGGATTTATAGGGGTAATTGCAATGGATTGCAGGGGCAATGCACTTAAAAAATTCTCTGCCTTTTTTTCATACATATGGGATCCAGGTATTTTGGAATTTCTAGCCCTTCGTGAATCTATGAACTGGGCATTCTCTTTAGGCTGGACTAATGTGGTTTTTGAAGGCGATGCCCTCCAAGTATCCAATACAGTCAATAGTCGACAATGTAATATTGCGACTTATAAGGGTATTTGTGATGACATTTGGCATCTTCAACACACCTTCAATTCAGCAAAAATCCGGTTTATCCCAAGACAACAAAATTCTGCAGCACACAACTGGGTTCAAGAGGTGAAATTTTCATTTCAAGAGTGA